A single genomic interval of Corylus avellana chromosome ca10, CavTom2PMs-1.0 harbors:
- the LOC132163695 gene encoding uncharacterized protein LOC132163695, which yields MPMHFNASKSNQIGLGFQNHPIDLQLLSLIHSNFGLNQNELIFPMINQPIIPSSIGQLGLGQRVTEVRRTSYVTPRVLDYNNIPVQNQASIPVAEISVTEIVRTEEVVRTHLLTASSTRDRIFIPNYDHEIQIEGQPIFQSQILPMPNKLNHPFSYQRDPFHDHHFQNPSNPLKDLIPGNTKSSTTSDDDHDHHEEEIDHDQGDGRTHSLPYKKYGPYTCPKCRGVFYTSQSFAAHMGSHYKHETSDERRRRQEAKNKRKKFRLVQLGGGLTALPVSFKTPGKRNGGRSVHKTAVEIDKEKDDDEVERKEEASPPELAAEEGLIDVEIKEEPVELIRA from the coding sequence ATGCCCATGCATTTCAATGCTTCCAAGTCTAACCAAATTGGTTTAGGCTTTCAAAACCACCCCATTGATCTCCAATTGCTTTCACTGATCCATTCCAATTTTGGCCTGAACCAAAATGAGCTCATTTTCCCCATGATCAATCAGCCAATAATTCCCTCAAGCATAGGCCAACTTGGTTTGGGTCAAAGAGTGACTGAGGTGAGAAGAACGTCTTATGTTACGCCACGTGTCCTGGACTATAATAATATCCCTGTGCAAAACCAAGCATCTATTCCTGTAGCTGAGATTAGTGTCACTGAGATTGTAAGGACTGAAGAGGTTGTGAGAACTCATCTTCTCACTGCATCCTCAACAAGAGATCGGATTTTCATTCCAAATTATGATCATGAAATCCAAATCGAAGGCCAACCCATTTTCCAAAGCCAGATTTTACCAATGCCCAACAAACTGAATCATCCATTCTCTTATCAGAGGGACCCTTTTCATGATCATCATTTTCAAAACCCTAGCAACCCTTTGAAAGATTTGATCCCAGGTAATACAAAAAGTAGTACTACTTctgatgatgatcatgatcatcatgaAGAAGAAATTGATCATGATCAGGGCGATGGCCGCACCCATAGCCTGCCTTACAAGAAATATGGTCCATACACGTGTCCAAAGTGCAGGGGAGTGTTCTATACATCACAATCATTTGCAGCTCACATGGGGTCTCATTACAAGCATGAGACTAGTGATGAGAGGAGGAGAAGACAAGAAGCcaagaacaaaaggaaaaaattccGCCTCGTCCAGTTAGGTGGTGGACTTACTGCTTTGCCTGTGTCTTTTAAAACGCCAGGGAAAAGGAATGGTGGGAGGAGTGTGCATAAGACGGCTGTGGAGATTGATAAAGAGAAAGATGATGATGAGGTTGAGAGGAAAGAAGAGGCTTCACCTCCAGAACTAGCAGCCGAGGAGGGGTTGATTGATGTTGAGATAAAGGAGGAGCCTGTGGAACTCATCAGGGCTTAA
- the LOC132163694 gene encoding putative E3 ubiquitin-protein ligase LIN-1, with the protein MVSALPQSNLNGEFCDSTLWRETAGNSEMPHAAVYRKENDKLTFKSIEKSIFELQDTDASADLRASSCFNSSEPIKIRSSLEELHGSYEYFDEHSFFSSIPQGFICPLTGKLFEDPVTIETGQTFERVAIKAWFDQGNRACPVTGKTLESLAVPLTNFVLKRVIDNWRSGHCKNLLAFASQVMENSGRHGLKHLDETVVFILEQLLTAFNEEGKRTNARHIISLGGLHFLLQRFEVGKLEEKAHVVALLSCCIDADASCRNQIARNISKQCLLELLQSKQVKSRTNAVLLLVELICLKRWKDVTLFLSGLQNEGIADTMYVLLVYLHSSPKEQRPLVAVLLLHLDLLEIVARIHQGATNE; encoded by the exons ATGGTGAGTGCTTTGCCACAAAGTAATCTTAATGGTGAATTTTGTGATTCTACTCTATGGCGAGAAACTGCGGGGAATAGTGAAATGCCTCATGCAGCAGtctatagaaaagaaaatgacaagcTTACATTCAAAAGCatagaaaaatcaatttttgaactGCAAGACACTGACGCTTCTGCTGATCTCAGAGCTTCTTCTTGTTTCAATTCCAGCGAG CCAATCAAAATAAGGTCCTCTCTTGAAG AGCTACATGGAAGTTATGAATACTTTGATGAACATTCTTTCTTCTCGAGCATTCCTCAAGGCTTTATTTGTCCACTTACTGGAAAGTTGTTTGAAGATCCAGTGACAATAGAGACGGGGCAAACATTTGAACGGGTGGCCATCAAGGCATGGTTTGATCAGGGAAACAGAGCGTGTCCAGTAACAGGAAAAACTTTGGAATCACTTGCTGTGCCACTtaccaattttgttttgaaGCGAGTAATTGACAATTGGAGATCTGGACATTGTAAGAACCTCTTGGCTTTTGCCTCTCAAGTAATGGAAAACTCAGGCAGACATGGTCTCAAACACTTGGATGAAACTGTCGTTTTCATATTAGAGCAGCTTCTCACTGCTTTCAACGAGGAGGGAAAAAGAACAAATGCCAGGCATATCATATCTCTTGGTGGCttgcattttcttcttcaaaggTTTGAAGTGGGAAAGCTAGAAGAGAAAGCTCATGTGGTAGCACTCTTGTCCTGTTGTATTGACGCAGATGCAAGTTGCAGAAATCAGATAGCGAGAAATATCAGCAAACAGTGTCTTCTTGAACTACTCCAGAGCAAACAGGTTAAGTCGAGAACAAATGCAGTGCTGCTGTTGGTCGAACTGATTTGCCTGAAAAG GTGGAAAGAtgttactttatttttaagtggcTTGCAGAATGAGGGGATAGCGGATACAATGTATGTTCTGCTTGTGTATCTCCATAGTTCTCCAAAGGAGCAGAGACCTCTGGTTGCTGTACTTCTGTTACACTTGGATCTTCTG GAAATTGTGGCCAGGATCCATCAAGGGGCAACTAATGAATAA
- the LOC132164706 gene encoding delta(12)-acyl-lipid-desaturase-like produces MGARGQMSAAKKPEEQKTPIQRAPHTKPPFTLSQLKKAIPPHCFQRSLLHSFSYVVYDLSLAFLFCYIATSYFHLLPHPLSYLAWPIYWALQGCILTGVWVIAHECGHHAFSDYQWVDDMVGLTLHSALLVPYFSWKISHRRHHSNTGSLDRDEVFVPKPKSKMPWFSKYFNNPPGRVLTLFITLTLGWPLYLALNVSGRPYDRFACHYDPYGPIYSNRERRQIFVSDAGVFAATYVLYCAAMAKGLAWLVFIYGMPLLIVNGFLVLITYLQHTHPALPHYDSSEWDWLRGALATADRDYGMLNKVFHNITDTHVAHHLFSTMPHYHAMEATKAIKPILGEYYQFDGTPFYKAMWREAKECLYVEPDEGAPNKGVFWYQHKL; encoded by the coding sequence ATGGGAGCCAGAGGCCAAATGTCTGCTGCCAAAAAGCCTGAAGAGCAGAAAACGCCTATCCAGCGAGCACCACACACAAAACCCCCATTCACTCTTAGCCAACTCAAGAAAGCCATCCCACCCCATTGTTTCCAACGCTCTCTCCTGCACTCATTCTCATATGTTGTTTATGACCTCTCCTTAGCCTTCCTCTTCTGTTACATTGCTACCTCTTACTTCCATCTCCTCCCTCACCCCCTTTCCTACTTGGCATGGCCAATCTATTGGGCTCTCCAAGGCTGCATTCTCACCGGCGTTTGGGTCATTGCTCACGAGTGCGGTCACCATGCCTTTAGTGACTATCAATGGGTCGATGACATGGTTGGCCTAACCCTTCACTCTGCTCTTTTAGTTCCATACTTTTCGTGGAAGATCAGCCACCGCCGCCACCACTCTAACACCGGCTCCCTTGACCGAGATGAGGTGTTTGTCCCCAAGCCGAAATCCAAAATGCCATGGTTTTCCAAGTACTTCAACAACCCACCAGGCAGGGTCCTCACTCTTTTTATCACACTCACTCTAGGTTGGCCCTTGTACTTAGCCTTGAATGTTTCTGGCCGACCCTATGACCGTTTTGCTTGCCACTACGATCCCTACGGCCCCATTTATTCCAATCGCGAAAGGCGTCAAATATTTGTCTCGGATGCCGGTGTTTTTGCTGCAACTTATGTGCTTTACTGCGCAGCAATGGCAAAAGGGCTGGCATGGCTTGTATTCATTTATGGTATGCCATTGCTCATAGTGAATGGCTTCCTTGTGTTGATCACATACTTACAGCACACTCACCCTGCATTGCCGCACTACGACTCGTCGGAATGGGATTGGCTCAGGGGAGCGTTGGCGACCGCGGACAGAGATTACGGAATGCTGAATAAGGTTTTCCACAATATCACAGATACCCATGTGGCTCACCATCTCTTCTCTACTATGCCTCATTACCATGCAATGGAAGCCACCAAAGCAATCAAGCCAATATTGGGTGAGTACTACCAGTTTGATGGCACTCCATTTTACAAGGCAATGTGGAGGGAGGCTAAAGAGTGCCTTTATGTTGAGCCGGATGAGGGGGCCCCTAACAAAGGCGTTTTCTGGTATCAGCACAAGCTGTGA
- the LOC132164733 gene encoding delta(12)-acyl-lipid-desaturase-like — MGARGQMSAAKKPEEQKTPIQRAPHTKPPFTLSQLKKAIPPHCFQRSLLHSFSYVVYDLSLAFLFCYIATSYFHLLPHPLSYLAWPIYWALQGCILTGVWVIAHECGHHAFSDYQWVDDMVGLTLHSALLVPYFSWKISHRRHHSNTGSLDRDEVFVPKPKSKMPWFSKYFNNPPGRVLTLFITLTLGWPLYLALNVSGRPYDRFACHYDPYGPIYSNRERRQIFVSDAGVFAATYVLYCAAMAKGLAWLVFIYGMPLLIVNGFLVLITYLQHTHPALPHYDSSEWDWLRGALATADRDYGMLNKVFHNITDTHVAHHLFSTMPHYHAMEATKAIKPILGEYYQFDGTPFYKAMWREAKECLYVEPDEGAPNKGVFWYQHKL, encoded by the coding sequence ATGGGAGCCAGAGGCCAAATGTCTGCTGCCAAAAAGCCTGAAGAGCAGAAAACGCCTATCCAGCGAGCACCACACACAAAACCCCCATTCACTCTTAGCCAACTCAAGAAAGCCATCCCACCCCATTGTTTCCAACGCTCTCTCCTGCACTCGTTCTCATATGTTGTTTATGACCTCTCCTTAGCCTTCCTCTTCTGTTACATTGCTACCTCTTACTTCCATCTCCTCCCTCACCCCCTTTCCTACTTGGCATGGCCAATCTATTGGGCTCTCCAAGGCTGCATTCTCACCGGCGTTTGGGTCATTGCTCACGAGTGCGGTCACCATGCCTTTAGTGACTATCAATGGGTCGATGACATGGTTGGCCTAACCCTTCACTCTGCTCTTTTAGTTCCATACTTTTCGTGGAAGATCAGCCACCGCCGCCACCACTCTAACACCGGCTCCCTTGACCGAGATGAGGTGTTTGTCCCCAAGCCGAAATCCAAAATGCCATGGTTTTCCAAGTACTTCAACAACCCACCAGGCAGGGTCCTCACTCTTTTTATCACACTCACTCTAGGTTGGCCCTTGTACTTAGCCTTGAATGTTTCTGGCCGACCCTATGACCGTTTTGCTTGCCACTATGATCCCTACGGCCCCATTTATTCCAATCGTGAAAGGCGTCAAATATTTGTCTCGGATGCCGGTGTTTTTGCTGCAACTTATGTGCTTTACTGCGCAGCAATGGCAAAAGGGCTGGCATGGCTTGTATTCATTTATGGTATGCCATTGCTCATAGTGAATGGCTTCCTTGTGTTGATCACATACTTACAGCACACTCACCCTGCATTGCCGCACTACGACTCGTCGGAATGGGATTGGCTCAGGGGAGCGTTGGCGACCGCGGACAGAGATTACGGAATGCTGAATAAGGTTTTCCACAATATCACAGATACCCATGTGGCTCACCATCTCTTCTCTACTATGCCTCATTACCATGCAATGGAAGCCACCAAAGCAATCAAGCCAATATTGGGTGAGTACTACCAGTTTGATGGCACTCCATTTTACAAGGCAATGTGGAGGGAGGCTAAAGAGTGCCTTTATGTTGAGCCGGATGAGGGGGCCCCTAACAAAGGCGTTTTCTGGTATCAGCACAAGCTGTGA